The following are encoded together in the Desulfobacterales bacterium genome:
- a CDS encoding ribonucleoside triphosphate reductase — MLEKIQKRDGRVVDFDASKITAAITKAGNATSEFGDKEAKKLTLRVLTLAHELQLDPDPEVEEIQDIVEAVLLDSPFFKTAKAYILYREQHAQIRQITTKANVDLVNHYIQKLDWKIKENSNMCYSLQGLNNYISSEVTSEYWLNSIYPPEIRQAHKNGDLHIHDLNLLSVYCVGWDLQDLLREGFKGVEGKVESAPPKHLRSALGQIVNFFYTLQGEAAGAQAISNFDTLLAPFVRYDGLDYDEVKQALQEFIFNINIPTRVGFQTPFTNITLDLNVSPLLKDQPVIIGGIEQAQTYGEFQPEMDLINKAFAEVMMDGDAKGRVFTFPIPTYNITADFDWNNPNLDMVWKMTGKYGIPYFSNFVNSDMAPEDARSMCCRLRLDNRELLKRGGGLFGANPLTGSIGVVTINLPRIGFASQSRGEFFKMLKEKVQLAAESLSIKRKVLELFTDKNLYPYSRFYLRHIKEGAGLYWKNHFSTIGIIGMNEACLNFLGEDISAEAGQQFSLEVMDYLRDLMSQIQEESGDIFNLEATPAEGTSYRLCMLDKKAFPGIVCANEDDFRNGAAPYYTNSSQLPVNYSEDIFQTLELQDHLQAKYTGGTVLHIFLGEHVSDIETIKNLIRKVTDNYRLPYFTLTPTFSVCPSHGYINGEQPACSVCDQETEVYSRVVGYLRPVKQWNNGKQAEYSDRKVYKVA; from the coding sequence GTGCTGGAAAAAATTCAAAAAAGAGACGGAAGAGTAGTCGATTTCGATGCATCTAAAATCACAGCGGCAATTACCAAAGCCGGAAACGCAACCAGTGAATTTGGCGACAAAGAAGCCAAAAAACTCACCTTGCGCGTCTTGACGCTGGCGCACGAGCTACAATTGGATCCGGATCCTGAAGTGGAGGAGATTCAGGACATTGTTGAAGCGGTTCTGCTGGATTCACCCTTCTTTAAAACAGCCAAAGCCTACATCTTATACCGAGAGCAACATGCCCAGATCAGACAGATCACCACCAAGGCCAATGTCGATCTGGTCAATCATTATATTCAGAAACTGGATTGGAAAATCAAAGAAAACAGCAATATGTGCTATTCGCTGCAAGGCCTCAACAATTACATCTCTTCAGAGGTAACATCTGAATACTGGCTCAACAGCATTTATCCGCCTGAAATCCGGCAAGCCCATAAAAATGGTGATCTTCATATTCACGATTTGAATTTATTGTCGGTGTATTGTGTTGGTTGGGATTTGCAGGATTTGCTGCGCGAGGGTTTCAAGGGGGTTGAAGGCAAGGTCGAGAGTGCGCCGCCCAAGCATCTGCGCTCTGCCTTGGGTCAGATTGTAAATTTTTTCTATACCTTACAGGGTGAAGCCGCCGGTGCGCAGGCCATTTCCAATTTCGACACGCTTTTGGCACCGTTTGTCCGCTACGACGGTTTGGATTATGACGAGGTCAAGCAGGCCTTGCAGGAGTTTATATTTAACATCAATATTCCGACCAGGGTGGGGTTCCAGACGCCCTTTACCAATATTACCTTGGATTTGAATGTTTCACCGCTTTTAAAAGATCAACCAGTGATCATTGGCGGAATCGAACAGGCCCAAACCTATGGCGAATTTCAGCCTGAAATGGACCTCATCAACAAGGCTTTTGCCGAAGTCATGATGGATGGCGACGCCAAAGGGAGGGTGTTTACATTTCCGATACCCACTTACAACATTACGGCTGATTTTGACTGGAACAACCCCAATCTGGATATGGTCTGGAAAATGACCGGGAAATACGGGATCCCTTATTTTTCTAATTTTGTAAACTCCGATATGGCGCCTGAAGATGCCCGCTCTATGTGCTGCCGACTGCGGCTGGATAACCGCGAGTTGCTCAAACGCGGTGGTGGGCTTTTTGGTGCCAATCCCCTGACCGGATCCATTGGTGTGGTGACAATCAACCTCCCGCGAATCGGTTTTGCCAGCCAGAGCCGAGGTGAATTCTTCAAAATGCTTAAAGAAAAGGTCCAACTGGCCGCCGAAAGCCTCTCGATCAAACGTAAGGTTTTGGAGCTTTTCACCGACAAAAACCTGTATCCGTACTCACGGTTTTATTTGCGTCATATCAAAGAGGGCGCAGGTCTGTACTGGAAAAATCACTTCTCCACCATCGGCATTATTGGAATGAATGAAGCCTGTCTGAATTTTTTGGGTGAAGACATCAGTGCCGAAGCAGGCCAGCAGTTTTCTCTGGAAGTGATGGATTATTTGCGCGATCTAATGTCTCAAATACAGGAAGAATCCGGCGACATTTTCAATCTGGAGGCCACACCGGCCGAGGGCACGTCTTACCGCCTGTGCATGCTGGATAAAAAGGCGTTTCCTGGTATTGTCTGCGCCAATGAGGACGACTTCCGCAACGGTGCGGCGCCTTATTATACCAACTCCAGCCAGCTGCCGGTCAATTACAGTGAGGACATATTTCAAACCCTGGAATTGCAGGATCATCTCCAGGCCAAATATACCGGCGGAACAGTTCTGCATATATTCCTGGGCGAACATGTCAGTGACATCGAAACTATCAAAAATTTGATCAGAAAAGTTACGGACAATTATCGACTGCCGTATTTTACCTTGACACCAACTTTTAGTGTCTGCCCCTCTCACGGATATATCAACGGCGAGCAGCCGGCATGTTCGGTGTGTGATCAGGAAACGGAGGTTTATTCCCGGGTAGTCGGATATTTGAGACCCGTAAAGCAATGGAATAACGGCAAACAGGCTGAATACAGCGACCGCAAGGTGTATAAAGTTGCTTAG
- a CDS encoding long-chain fatty acid--CoA ligase encodes MTASTWPAPNWPEGVPHEISGYEKPLFSVLDESADKYPDQVYTIFNDATRTFAQVQDTADRIAHFLTSRGIQKGDRVAIFLPNLPHYPAIFFGILKAGAVCVTCNPLYAANELNYQLKDAGAKVVFCMDHPRFYPTTVEAIEGTEVETVVLCGVKSYLPPIKALIGGLLGKIPKAGNYQSGHLFFDDVVAGAQPQPPAIDINPAEDLALIIYTGGTTGVPKGAALVHTNFTSNLMALDEWARFVHEPGKTPEKVRHGGFHTVLGVLPWYHVFGLTVAMLYACYIGGALICVPDPRAGKPPFTEVLKAVQKYKPTIMPAVPTVFVAFTNHTLLEKYDLSSFVGCFSGGAPLPPEVCKQFEEKTGAIIFEGYGLSETAPVATANPTNKEGRKIGSIGFPMPSTDIKILDIDTATQELPQGEDGEIAICGPQVMQGYWNRTEETKKVFREIDGKRYFLTGDIGHIDEDGYILVTDRKKDLIIVGGFNVYPRDVEDVLFQHPKVELAAVIGAPDETSGETVKAYIQLKPGQTATEDEILAFSKEKMAGYKRPKQVEFRQNLPVSNVGKVLRRVLREEESKKS; translated from the coding sequence ATGACAGCCTCAACTTGGCCGGCACCCAACTGGCCGGAGGGCGTCCCGCATGAAATTTCAGGATACGAAAAACCTCTGTTTTCTGTTTTAGATGAATCTGCCGACAAATACCCGGATCAGGTATACACGATTTTCAATGACGCCACCCGTACCTTTGCCCAGGTCCAAGACACGGCCGATCGCATCGCCCATTTTTTGACCTCTCGCGGTATCCAAAAAGGCGACCGCGTGGCCATTTTCCTGCCTAATTTGCCCCATTACCCGGCCATATTCTTCGGGATCTTAAAGGCCGGCGCTGTCTGTGTCACCTGCAATCCCCTGTATGCCGCCAATGAGCTAAATTATCAGCTAAAGGATGCCGGTGCAAAGGTGGTCTTTTGCATGGATCACCCCCGGTTTTATCCGACCACCGTTGAAGCCATTGAGGGCACCGAGGTGGAAACGGTGGTATTATGCGGGGTTAAATCATACCTGCCGCCCATTAAAGCACTGATCGGCGGGCTTTTGGGAAAAATTCCCAAGGCCGGAAATTACCAGAGTGGCCATCTTTTTTTTGATGATGTGGTTGCCGGCGCCCAACCGCAGCCACCGGCCATTGACATTAATCCCGCCGAGGATCTGGCTCTGATCATCTACACCGGGGGGACCACCGGCGTTCCCAAAGGCGCCGCTCTGGTGCATACCAACTTTACCTCCAATCTGATGGCCCTGGATGAATGGGCCCGCTTTGTGCACGAACCGGGGAAGACGCCTGAAAAGGTTCGGCACGGCGGCTTCCATACGGTTCTGGGCGTGTTGCCGTGGTATCATGTTTTTGGCCTGACGGTTGCCATGTTGTATGCCTGCTACATTGGCGGTGCGCTGATATGCGTGCCGGATCCCCGGGCCGGCAAACCGCCTTTTACGGAGGTTCTCAAAGCCGTACAGAAATACAAACCGACCATCATGCCGGCGGTTCCAACGGTCTTTGTGGCATTTACCAATCATACCCTGCTTGAAAAATATGATCTATCCTCATTTGTCGGCTGCTTCTCCGGCGGGGCGCCGCTGCCGCCGGAGGTCTGCAAACAGTTTGAGGAAAAAACTGGGGCCATTATTTTTGAAGGGTACGGTTTGAGTGAAACAGCTCCGGTGGCCACCGCCAACCCCACCAACAAAGAGGGCCGTAAAATCGGTTCCATCGGCTTTCCGATGCCCAGCACCGACATCAAAATTTTGGATATTGACACGGCAACACAGGAGTTGCCGCAGGGCGAGGATGGTGAAATCGCCATCTGCGGTCCCCAGGTCATGCAGGGCTATTGGAATAGGACCGAAGAAACCAAAAAAGTCTTTCGTGAAATTGACGGCAAGCGCTATTTTTTAACCGGCGACATCGGTCATATTGACGAAGATGGCTATATCCTGGTGACCGACCGCAAAAAAGATTTAATTATCGTTGGCGGATTTAACGTCTACCCCCGCGATGTTGAAGATGTTTTGTTTCAGCATCCCAAAGTGGAATTGGCCGCGGTGATCGGCGCGCCGGATGAAACGAGCGGGGAGACGGTTAAAGCCTATATTCAATTAAAACCGGGTCAAACAGCCACCGAAGATGAAATCCTGGCTTTCAGTAAAGAAAAGATGGCCGGCTACAAGCGGCCCAAACAAGTGGAATTTCGCCAAAACCTGCCGGTTTCCAATGTGGGCAAGGTCCTGCGGCGGGTTTTGAGAGAAGAGGAGTCAAAAAAGTCTTAG
- a CDS encoding anaerobic ribonucleoside-triphosphate reductase activating protein, with protein sequence MFIGGLLKNTLIDYPGKLSCGIFLSGCNFDCPYCHNPDLVSGCSRRESEFDPGSVLRFIETRKGFLDGVVISGGEPTLQTDLYDLCRQIKKMGYPVKLDTNGSRPQVIERLIADGLVDYIAMDLKTDPVQYATYIQTSCNVNAILASIEIIMDSAVAYEFRTTCVKPIVTEPIIENICRLIKGARLYALQRFHESEMLHPEFFKEINYEYSDQELEQLKAVAAPHVKRCILRP encoded by the coding sequence ATGTTTATAGGTGGCTTACTAAAGAATACCCTGATTGACTATCCCGGCAAGCTCAGCTGCGGCATATTTTTATCGGGCTGCAACTTTGACTGCCCTTATTGTCATAATCCGGATTTGGTCAGCGGTTGCTCCCGACGCGAGTCTGAATTTGATCCGGGCAGCGTATTGCGTTTTATTGAAACCCGTAAGGGATTTTTAGACGGCGTTGTTATTTCAGGCGGTGAGCCGACCTTGCAGACAGACCTTTATGATTTATGCCGCCAGATCAAAAAAATGGGATATCCGGTGAAACTGGATACCAACGGCAGCCGCCCACAGGTGATCGAGCGGTTAATTGCAGATGGACTGGTGGATTACATCGCCATGGATCTGAAGACCGATCCAGTCCAATACGCCACCTATATTCAAACCAGCTGCAATGTCAACGCCATTCTTGCGAGCATCGAGATCATCATGGATTCAGCAGTGGCCTATGAATTCAGGACGACCTGCGTCAAACCCATTGTAACCGAACCAATCATCGAAAACATCTGTCGCCTGATTAAAGGCGCCCGCCTCTATGCGCTGCAGCGATTTCACGAAAGTGAAATGCTGCATCCTGAATTTTTTAAAGAAATTAATTATGAATATAGCGATCAGGAACTTGAGCAGCTTAAAGCGGTCGCTGCGCCGCATGTTAAGCGGTGTATTTTACGACCCTAA
- a CDS encoding diacylglycerol kinase: protein MKNGEETAVGHILKAVLYSWDGFKIAWTQEKAFRIETVVIAVFLPIGIWMGQTMVEWALLIGSSMLVLITELLNSAVENVVNRISTDHHILSKQAKDLGSAAAAVSQLTAVVIWGLIAYGRFFS from the coding sequence ATGAAAAACGGAGAAGAAACGGCCGTCGGCCACATTTTAAAGGCTGTCCTTTACTCATGGGACGGGTTTAAAATCGCATGGACCCAGGAAAAGGCGTTCCGGATTGAAACGGTGGTCATTGCGGTATTTCTGCCTATCGGCATCTGGATGGGTCAGACGATGGTGGAATGGGCGCTGCTGATCGGCTCCAGCATGCTGGTCCTGATTACCGAATTGCTAAATTCGGCAGTGGAAAATGTCGTCAACCGCATTAGCACGGATCATCACATTTTATCCAAGCAGGCAAAAGATCTGGGCTCAGCAGCGGCAGCCGTCAGCCAGCTGACAGCGGTTGTCATCTGGGGTCTGATTGCTTATGGGCGCTTCTTCAGTTGA